The segment CGATGCGATCGCCGCGCGACTGCAACAACATCTCACCGCAGGCGCCGACCACGTTCCGGTTCAGGTGTTGACGGGTACTGACAAGCTGGTGCCTGCGCTCGCAGAACTTGCCGGCCCGCTCGGCCTGCAGTAACGAGACTCGGAATTAAGGACGATTCATGACCGACGCTGTCACGCTCAAACCCGACCTCGGCCGCTTCGGCGTCTGGACCTTCGGCGTCCCCCAACCCGACCAAGTCGCCGAGATCGAGAAGCTCGGCTACGGCGCGGTGTGGATCGGCGGATCGCCGAAGGGCAATCTGGAATACGTCGAACCGCTGCTGGAGGCCACCGAGAACCTTCAGCTGGCCACCGGCATCGTCAACGTGTGGACCGCCGAGGCCGACGAGGTCGCGCAGGCCTACCACCGGGTGGAGAAGGCCTTTCCGGGCCGGTTCCTGCTCGGGATCGGCATCGGGCACCCTGAACACACCGAGGAGTACCGCAAGCCCTACGACGTGTTGGTCGAATACCTGGATGCGCTCGACGCGCAGAAGGTGCCGACCAGCCGCCGGGTCGTCGCCGCGCTCGGGCCCAAGGTGCTCGAGCTGGCGGCCGCCCGCAGCGCCGGCGCGCATCCGTACCTGACCACCCCCGAGCACACCGGCCAGGCGCGCAACCTCATCGGTAACACCGTCTTCCTGGCACCCGAGCACAAGGTGGTGCTCGGTACCGATGCGGAGGAGGCCCGCGAGGTCGGCCGCGGCGCCGTGGACTTCTACCTGAATCTGAGCAACTACCTGAACAACTGGCGCCGGCTCGGTTTCACCGAGGACGATATCGCCAAGCCGGGCAGCGACCGGCTGATCGATGCGGTGGTGGCGCACGGCGACGCCACCGCGATTGCGGCGCGGCTGCACCAGCATCTGGAGGCCGGCGCCGATCACGTGGCCATCCAGGTGCTCGGCGGCTGGGACAAGCTCATCCCCACCCTCGCCGAACTGGCGGGTCCGCTGGGCCTGCAGCGGTAGCCCGATAGGGTTCACCCATGCGCTTGCTGGTCACCGGTGGCGCCGGGTTCATCGGCGCGAACTTCGTGCATCTGACGCTGCGTGAATTCCCGGACACCGAGGTGACGGTGCTCGATGCGCTCACCTACGCCGGGAGCCGCGAATCGCTGTCCGAAGTGGCCGACCGGATCCGGCTCGTCGAGGGTGATATCACCGACGGCGCACTCGTCGACGAGCTGATCGCCGGCACGGACGCGGTCGTGCACTTCGCCGCCGAGACCCACGTCGACAACGGCCTCGCCGACCCGGCACCGTTCGTGCACACCAATGTGGTCGGCACCTTCACGGTGCTGGAGGCGGTGCGCCGGCACGGGGTGCGGTTGCATCACGTGTCGACCGACGAGGTGTACGGCGACCTCGAACTCGGTGACCCGGCACGGTTCACCGAGTCCACGCCGTACAACCCGTCGAGCCCGTACTCGTCGACGAAGGCATCGGCCGATCTGCTGGTGCGTGCCTGGGTGCGCTCCTACGGCGTGCGCGCCACGATCTCGAACTGCTCCAACAATTACGGGCCGTACCAACACGTGGAGAAGTTCATCCCGCGCCAGATCACCAACCTGCTGACCGGGCGACGGGCCAAGCTGTACGGCAGCGGGGCCAACGTGCGGGACTGGATCCACGTCGACGATCACAACGCGGCGGTCTGGCGGATCCTGCGCGACGGTGCGATCGGAGCCACCTACCTGATCGGTGCCGACGGTGAACGCGACAACCTGTCGGTGCTGCGCACGCTGCTCACCCTGCTCGACCGCGACCCCGACGATTTCGACCATGTCCCCGACCGCGCCGGCCATGATCTGCGCTATGCGATCGACGCGTCGAGGCTGCGCGACGAACTGGGCTGGAGACCGCAGCACACCGATTTCGAGGCGGGCCTGCGGGCCACCGTGGACTGGTACCGATCCAATGAATCATGGTGGGGCCCTCTGAAAGCCGACGTCGAGGCGCGCTACGCGGAGCGCGGTCGGTGAGCGCCAGGGAGCTGGCGGTCCCCGGCGCCTGGGAGATCACGCCGAGGGTGCACGCCGATGCGCGGGGGGTGTTCTTCGAGTGGTTCACCGACCCGGGGTTCACCGCGATGACCGGACACCACTTCGACATGGCCCAGGCCAACTGCTCGGTGTCGGCGGCCGGGGTGCTGCGCGGCGTGCACTTCTCGGAATTGCCGCCAAGTCAGGCCAAATACGTGACGTGTCCGCGCGGGGCGGTGTACGACGTGGTGCTCGACATCCGGGTGGGTTCCCCCACGTTCGGGCGTTGGGATGCGGTGCGCCTCGACGATCGCAACCACAAGTCGGTCTACCTGTCCGAGGGGCTGGGCCATGCCTTCCTTGCCCTGGAAGACGATTCGACGGTGATGTACCTGTGCTCGGCCGGTTACGCGCCGCAGCGCGAGCACACCATCCGGGCCACCACCCTGGGCATCGACTGGCCCACCGAGCATCCGCTGATCCTGTCCGAGCGGGACACCGCCGCACCCACGCTGGACGAGGTGGCCGCCGCCGGGTTGTTGCCGACGTGGGCGGACACCCGTGCGTTCGTCGAGCGGTTGCGCACCCGACTGCGGTGACCGTCACGTGTGCTTGGCCATGAAACGGCGCAACAGCGGCACGGCGACCGCCACGTTGTAGATCCCGCCGACAAGCAGATAGGGCCACCACGTGCCGTGCGCGCAGGCGACCCAGAACGCCTTGGCCGCCCAGTACGGCGGCAGCACACCGAAGGCGAGGTTCCACGCCGAGTCGATGAACCACGGCAGGCACGGTAACCCGGCGATCAGCATGCCCAACGCCCGCACCATCGCAATGCCCTGAATCTTGTTGCCCGCGAACGAAACGATCAGCAGCAGCGTCACCACCGCCGACAGTCCGGCGACGAGCCCGATCGGCAGCAACACCGGGATCACACCGGGTTCGGCGAGGCCGCTCAGCGAAATAGTCGCCACGACATAGACCACCGTCACCAGCAGGACCGTCGCCGCGCGGTACAGCAGGAACGTCCACAACCGCACCGGTGTCACCCGCAGTGCGGTCAGGGTGCCGGCGTCCACTTCGTCGAGCACCAGGAAGGCCGCCAGTCCCCCGGCGATGATGATGCTGGTGAGCAGCAGAAAAGCGGTGAGCACCAACGGGTAGTAGGGCACCAGGTCGAAGGCGTACCGCTCGGCCAGCATCTCGGTGGCCATCGGGGTCAGCACCGCGACGGCGGTGGTCCAGATCACCGGCGCAACCACCAGCATCACCAGCAGCGGGTCCCGGTAGGTACCGCGAATGTCGTTGCGGGCGAATGCGGCAAGAGCACGAGCGGAAGACGCCGTCACGGCGCACCCGACTTCGAGGTGACGTAGCGGTCGAAGAGCACCCGGGCGGCCTTGCCCAACACCGCCAGACACAGCACGGGATAGGCGACCGCATAGACCCACTGCCACCCGGCCGGATCCACCTGGTCAAACGCAACCCCGGACAACAGCATCGGCCCTTGGACCGGAAACAGGTACAGCACGGGGTGGGGCCACAGACCCGAGTAGTGGATCACCGGCGGCACCAGCATGATCGACAGCGGGATGGTGGCGGCCAGAAACCAGTCGGTGACCGACGCGAACGGCAGCGAGGTGATGAAGCCGACAAGGAGCATCAGCAACGTGCCGAGCACCACCGCGAGTACCAACGGGACCGGCCGGTAGTCCAACCCGTGCGCGACCGTCACGACTATCACGGCCACCAACAGCGAGATAGCGGTCAAGACAGCAAGTTTCGCCGTCAGATACTCCCAGAACCGCAGCGGCGTCGACAGCAGCGCCCCCAGTGTGCGTTCCTGCTTGTCGAAGAAGACCGACCCGCCGATGAAGAAGAACCCGATGATGGCGATATCGCCGGCCAGCACATAGGGCTCGGCGACCGGACGCACGTGGTGTGGCATCGGCAGCAGCACCGCCAGCCAGATGAGCCCGGAGAAGACGGCGGCGTGCAGAAACTTCTGCCGCCATTGCAGCAACAGTTCCAGTCGGGTCGCCGACACCAGTCGGTTCATGACAGCCGCCGACCGGTCACCTCGACGAACACGTCGTCCAGGCTGGCTTCCCGACTGTGGATGGTCTCGATGTGGCAGTCCCGCAATACGGCGTGGAACTTCGGGTCGTCGGCCAAACCGTCCAACTCGAAGTCGGCTGTTTCGCGCATTCCGCCCGACCGGTACTGCACCCGGACCCGGCGCTGGCTGCGTGCGATCTTGAGCTCCGCCGGCGCGTCGAGCGCCGCGATCCTGCCGTCGACGACGAACGCCACCCGGTCGCAGAGCTCGTCGGCCGTCGCCATGTCGTGGGTGGTGAGAAAGACCGTCCGTCCGCGCAGCTTCAGGTCCACGATGATGTCCTTGACCTTGCGCGCGTTGACCGGGTCCAGGCCGGAGGTCGGCTCGTCGAGGAACAGCAGCTCGGGCTCGTTGATCAGTGCTCGGGCGAAGGTCAGCCGCATCTGCATTCCCTTGGAGTACGCGCCGACCCGGATCTGTGCGGCATCGGCGAGATCGACCGAATCGAGCAGTTCCATCGGGTCGGCGGTGGGACCGTCGTACAAGGACGCGAAGAACCGGAGGTTCTCCAGTCCGGTGAGCTTGTGATAGTGGTTGGGCAGCTCGAAGGACACGCCGACGCGTTGGTAGTAGTCCGGCCCCCACTCCAGAGGGTCCTTGCCCCACACGGTGGCCTGGCCGCCGTGGTCCCGGAGCAGCCCGATGAGCAGCTTCTGGGTGGTCGATTTTCCGGCGCCGCTCGGGCCGAGCAACCCGAAGATCTCACCTCTGCCGACGGTGAAGTCCATCCCGCGGATCGCCGGTCGGGCCGCCTTGGGGTAGCTGAACGTCAGGTCGTGGACGCGTATGACGTCCGGGGGGTGCC is part of the Mycobacterium adipatum genome and harbors:
- a CDS encoding ABC transporter ATP-binding protein — protein: MRTETGHPPDVIRVHDLTFSYPKAARPAIRGMDFTVGRGEIFGLLGPSGAGKSTTQKLLIGLLRDHGGQATVWGKDPLEWGPDYYQRVGVSFELPNHYHKLTGLENLRFFASLYDGPTADPMELLDSVDLADAAQIRVGAYSKGMQMRLTFARALINEPELLFLDEPTSGLDPVNARKVKDIIVDLKLRGRTVFLTTHDMATADELCDRVAFVVDGRIAALDAPAELKIARSQRRVRVQYRSGGMRETADFELDGLADDPKFHAVLRDCHIETIHSREASLDDVFVEVTGRRLS
- a CDS encoding LLM class F420-dependent oxidoreductase; translated protein: MTDAVTLKPDLGRFGVWTFGVPQPDQVAEIEKLGYGAVWIGGSPKGNLEYVEPLLEATENLQLATGIVNVWTAEADEVAQAYHRVEKAFPGRFLLGIGIGHPEHTEEYRKPYDVLVEYLDALDAQKVPTSRRVVAALGPKVLELAAARSAGAHPYLTTPEHTGQARNLIGNTVFLAPEHKVVLGTDAEEAREVGRGAVDFYLNLSNYLNNWRRLGFTEDDIAKPGSDRLIDAVVAHGDATAIAARLHQHLEAGADHVAIQVLGGWDKLIPTLAELAGPLGLQR
- a CDS encoding ABC transporter permease is translated as MNRLVSATRLELLLQWRQKFLHAAVFSGLIWLAVLLPMPHHVRPVAEPYVLAGDIAIIGFFFIGGSVFFDKQERTLGALLSTPLRFWEYLTAKLAVLTAISLLVAVIVVTVAHGLDYRPVPLVLAVVLGTLLMLLVGFITSLPFASVTDWFLAATIPLSIMLVPPVIHYSGLWPHPVLYLFPVQGPMLLSGVAFDQVDPAGWQWVYAVAYPVLCLAVLGKAARVLFDRYVTSKSGAP
- a CDS encoding dTDP-4-dehydrorhamnose 3,5-epimerase family protein, whose protein sequence is MSARELAVPGAWEITPRVHADARGVFFEWFTDPGFTAMTGHHFDMAQANCSVSAAGVLRGVHFSELPPSQAKYVTCPRGAVYDVVLDIRVGSPTFGRWDAVRLDDRNHKSVYLSEGLGHAFLALEDDSTVMYLCSAGYAPQREHTIRATTLGIDWPTEHPLILSERDTAAPTLDEVAAAGLLPTWADTRAFVERLRTRLR
- a CDS encoding fluoroquinolone transporter permease, whose product is MTASSARALAAFARNDIRGTYRDPLLVMLVVAPVIWTTAVAVLTPMATEMLAERYAFDLVPYYPLVLTAFLLLTSIIIAGGLAAFLVLDEVDAGTLTALRVTPVRLWTFLLYRAATVLLVTVVYVVATISLSGLAEPGVIPVLLPIGLVAGLSAVVTLLLIVSFAGNKIQGIAMVRALGMLIAGLPCLPWFIDSAWNLAFGVLPPYWAAKAFWVACAHGTWWPYLLVGGIYNVAVAVPLLRRFMAKHT
- the rfbB gene encoding dTDP-glucose 4,6-dehydratase gives rise to the protein MRLLVTGGAGFIGANFVHLTLREFPDTEVTVLDALTYAGSRESLSEVADRIRLVEGDITDGALVDELIAGTDAVVHFAAETHVDNGLADPAPFVHTNVVGTFTVLEAVRRHGVRLHHVSTDEVYGDLELGDPARFTESTPYNPSSPYSSTKASADLLVRAWVRSYGVRATISNCSNNYGPYQHVEKFIPRQITNLLTGRRAKLYGSGANVRDWIHVDDHNAAVWRILRDGAIGATYLIGADGERDNLSVLRTLLTLLDRDPDDFDHVPDRAGHDLRYAIDASRLRDELGWRPQHTDFEAGLRATVDWYRSNESWWGPLKADVEARYAERGR